A window of Solanum stenotomum isolate F172 chromosome 3, ASM1918654v1, whole genome shotgun sequence contains these coding sequences:
- the LOC125860753 gene encoding WRKY DNA-binding transcription factor 70 produces the protein MEEFLGENPHKRLIKELLVEGKIFAVQLQSLLKQPNESVLADELIRKIWGSLTQAITVLNSLGNSVNSLTQSQIEEVDQPNSGSGLKMKKEKQDRRGCYKRRKTSGSWMRESETMNDGCAWRKYGQKKILNSKYPRCYYRCTHKYDQECRATKQVQIIQENPIKMYHTTYFGNHTCNSTKIPKHTYNSQFNHAMVKHSNSTVLKEEEEEEESKGQSDNASSIVDSNLWQDFMPSSPSAHDSTLAANYNAAYYEGVISSHDMEDLAKFGEIEAIEFC, from the exons atggaggAATTTCTTGGTGAAAACCCACATAAAAGATTGATAAAAGAACTTCTTGTTGAAGGAAAAATATTCGCTGTCCAACTTCAAAGTCTACTTAAACAACCTAATGAATCAGTCTTAGCTGATGAACTTATTCGAAAAATCTGGGGATCTTTAACTCAGGCTATTACTGTGTTGAATAGTTTGGGAAATTCCGTTAATAGTTTAACCCAGAGCCAGATCGAGGAGGTTGATCAACCCAATTCGGGTTCTGGATTGAAGATGAAGAAGGAGAAGCAGGACCGGAGAGGTTGCTACAAGAGAAG AAAAACTTCAGGTTCATGGATGAGAGAATCTGAAACAATGAATGATGGTTGTGCATGGAGAAAATATGGGCAGAAGAAAATACTCAATTCAAAATATcctag GTGCTACTATAGGTGCACCCACAAGTACGATCAAGAATGCCGGGCCACAAAACAAGTTCAAATAATCCAAGAAAATCCAATAAAAATGTACCACACCACATACTTTGGCAATCACACTTGCAATTCAACAAAGATTCCAAAACATACATATAATTCACAATTCAATCATGCTATGGTAAAGCACAGTAACTCTACAGtactaaaagaagaagaagaagaggaagaatcCAAAGGACAAAGTGATAATGCATCATCAATTGTGGATTCTAATTTATGGCAAGATTTTATGCCTTCTTCTCCCTCTGCTCATGATTCCACTTTGGCTGCTAATTATAATGCTGCTTATTATGAAGGAGTCATATCTAGTCATGATATGGAAGATTTGGCAAAATTTGGTGAAATTGAGGCCATTGAGTTTTGTTGA